The following nucleotide sequence is from Candidatus Krumholzibacteriia bacterium.
CAGCCAGAGCAGTCCGGCGTCCCCGGGTTCACCGGCCGTCGCCGCGACGGGGGCGAACAGGGTCGACAGCGTGAGCGCGAGCGCGAGCACGGCCCCGCGGCGGGCGGAGAGCGTGGGATGCATGGAGGATCTCCCGGTGTGCGCCGCGACCGGCGCCGTTTCGGAGGGGGGTCGACAGGGGCCGCCCCGTGAGTATACGCAGGCCGCGTGCCGGCCTTCAAATGCCGCGCGGAAGTTCATCGGACCACCGTCAGCACGGCGCGTTCCTCGCCGTGCTCGGTCTCGACCGCACACAGGTACATGCCCGCGGCCACGTCCCCGAGTTCGATCTCCTCCTCGAAGAAGGCCCCGGCCGGCGTCGCCACCGGCCCGACGGACACGACTTCCTGTCCTTCGAGCGAGTAGACGGTCACCGTGACCGTCGCGAAGCGGTCCACCCGCATCCGGACACGGAAGCGGCCGTCGACCGTGGGATTGGGATACACGACCAGCCCGGGATCGGCACCGAAGGATCCGCTCGCGGGCTCGAGCCGGGCCCGGGTGAAGTTGTCCACGCCGTTGCCCCCTTGCGTCCAGGGCGCGTAGGCGGAGACCGGGACGTCGAGGTCGAAGACCCGGAGGTCGCCGGTGATCGTCGTCTCGACGTCGCGCGCGGGAGCATCGATCGAGTCCAGGCGCTCGAAGCGTCCGATCACGGCCAGGTCGAGGTCACCGTCCCCGTCGAGGTCGGCCACGACCGGCGTCGACACCGGTTCGGCCGGACCCGCGACCGGCCACCCGGGGACCACGCGGCCCTGGAGGTCGACGGCGTGCACCGACCCCGCGGGCTCGTGCCACAGGACCTCGGCGGTGCCGTCGGCATCGAGGTCGACCAGCACCGGGGCGACCGCGCGGCTGCCCACCGGCGGCTCGACACCGCCGCGTTCGGGCCTGTACGGGAAGCCGGGTAGCGAGCGGAGATTGCGATCGAAGACGTGCAGCGCGCCCCCGAGCGTGACCGCCAGCACCGTCGGTCCGCCGTCGCTCGCGCGGGCCACCGCCGGGGCAGAAGCCGGGAGACCGGCTTCCAGCGAACTCCGCGCAGGAACCGCGGCAGGATCCACGGCCGCCGTGAGGTGCAGACGGCCCTCGCCGTCGACCCAGGTCACCGCCGGAGAACCGTCGCCGAAGACGACCGGGGCGAGCGTCCGCGGCATCACACCCGCGTCGAGCGTCGACCGGCGGCGGACCTCGCCTTCGACGTCGAAGGTCAGCAGGGTCGTCGCGGTCGAGTCCCGCCGGACCCCCACCACCCACGCGACGTCGGTCGTCACGAACACCGCCTCGTCGAGACGGTCCTCCGCCGTCCAGAGCACGGCCGCCGTCGGGTCCGGTGCGGCCGGGCCGAGGCCGACGAGCTCGGTTCCCGTCCCCCCGGATCGGACGAAGGCCCCCAGGCCGGCGATGCCCGACTCCGACGGTGTGGCCAGGAAGGCACTCACGCCGCGGCCGACCGCTCCGCTCACCAGGGTCGGGTCGGCGATCCCCGCCGCCTGCAGGGCGCTCTCGCCGACGACCACCACGTCGAGTCGATCGTCTCCGTCGACGTCGACCACCGCGGGCGCGCCCCGCGGACCGTCGCTCGCCGGGAGCGTGACCCAGGCCGGGGTGATGCCGAAGGGCTCGACCCCGTTGCGCCACGCGAGCACGCGCCCCGCGTCGGCCGCGGCCACGAGTTCGGGCACACCGTCGGGGCTCCGGTCGGCCGCCGAGGTCCCGAGGTCGGCCGCGCGCAGGTCGAAGTCCGGCGCCAGTCCGACCGTGCGGGCCCGGCCGAGTTCACGCGGTCCGTCGCTCGCCGCATCGAATTCCACCGAGAAGGTCATGGCCCGGTGGTAGACGAACCCACTGCAGAACAACTGGCCCTGGAACTCGAACTTCGGCAGCGAGTCCTGCACGACCGTCGACACGTCGAACATGCGGACCCCGGTCCTCAGGCCGTCGTTCGTCCGGGTGTCCGGCAGCGTATCGGGACCGAACTCTGTGGCCCCCTCGCCCCGCCAGGCGTCGTCGTCGGAACCGAGCAGGTACAGGCCACCGGCGAGGGAGTCGAGGTCCTGGATCCCGTCGGCCTCCTCGACGTCCACGCCCTTGCGGGTGGCGTCGGAGTTGATCGTGTTCGTCCCCGCGAGCACCGCGTCCTGGATCACACGCTCGTCCACGTGCCAGATGTACAACCCGCTGCCTCCGGCCCGTTGGCAACCGTCGGGCGTGCGAGCGGAGTTCTCGCTCATGAACCAGTCCCACTCGGCACCGAGTTCGTCCTCCCAGGTGTCGGTGGCAGGATCGAAGGTCGAGGTCGGCGTGCCGTCTCCGCGCGCGCTGTCGGCGTCGAAGTAATCGGGCACGTTGTT
It contains:
- a CDS encoding T9SS type A sorting domain-containing protein; the encoded protein is MNLPIPSRASLVRVLLLASLVLAGGRAQAAIPETRSHPSIPERIRAVREALPAKPPLRFDAGIALARRAAPTSLSMLVVGCDFADSLMVGRDRSDFPGWPEGRRGSQVIPPATPDDPYGGTPIFAAHDSTYFDLQMQRVDDYFRTVSFGRLDLQWDVHGDIVNLPEGMGYYGDDDSSSVRAVRMAKQVVAAIDDDVDFSSYDTLVLIHAGAGQETDVNGDSPAQIFSNYLDVRDFENAVEADYLEQAFVPSDEAAIEHVLVLPEAQAQDPPESNGLAGFFDVRGVYAFEIGLRLGMLSLPDFTPSSFPDSQGIGNFGLMGFGLFTGLSTVPSAPSAMNRYLMGWVDPVDVTVDADLRIGAMDSVGAAVSDTLLVRVPINEREYWLVEYRLQDPDGDLFYSFPGKTPEGGGNGNNVPDYFDADSARGDGTPTSTFDPATDTWEDELGAEWDWFMSENSARTPDGCQRAGGSGLYIWHVDERVIQDAVLAGTNTINSDATRKGVDVEEADGIQDLDSLAGGLYLLGSDDDAWRGEGATEFGPDTLPDTRTNDGLRTGVRMFDVSTVVQDSLPKFEFQGQLFCSGFVYHRAMTFSVEFDAASDGPRELGRARTVGLAPDFDLRAADLGTSAADRSPDGVPELVAAADAGRVLAWRNGVEPFGITPAWVTLPASDGPRGAPAVVDVDGDDRLDVVVVGESALQAAGIADPTLVSGAVGRGVSAFLATPSESGIAGLGAFVRSGGTGTELVGLGPAAPDPTAAVLWTAEDRLDEAVFVTTDVAWVVGVRRDSTATTLLTFDVEGEVRRRSTLDAGVMPRTLAPVVFGDGSPAVTWVDGEGRLHLTAAVDPAAVPARSSLEAGLPASAPAVARASDGGPTVLAVTLGGALHVFDRNLRSLPGFPYRPERGGVEPPVGSRAVAPVLVDLDADGTAEVLWHEPAGSVHAVDLQGRVVPGWPVAGPAEPVSTPVVADLDGDGDLDLAVIGRFERLDSIDAPARDVETTITGDLRVFDLDVPVSAYAPWTQGGNGVDNFTRARLEPASGSFGADPGLVVYPNPTVDGRFRVRMRVDRFATVTVTVYSLEGQEVVSVGPVATPAGAFFEEEIELGDVAAGMYLCAVETEHGEERAVLTVVR